The following proteins are encoded in a genomic region of Coffea eugenioides isolate CCC68of chromosome 6, Ceug_1.0, whole genome shotgun sequence:
- the LOC113774059 gene encoding protein FAR1-RELATED SEQUENCE 5-like, with the protein MDCSKLAEDGTPELGMEFNSEEDAYQFYNKYAFKMGFSVRKDYLNKDKDGVTTSRRYSCCKEGVKRKYEGDVMPKRTRAPTKTGCGAKMVIALFRGTMKYRVHDLVLEHNHELHIAQCAHMMPSQRKVSEAQGFQAEISEDAGLSLKQSHELLGKEAGGMENVGYTREDLKRYLRTRRERSLKYGEAGSMLNYFQEQTLENPSFFHAVQLDCEEQITNIFWADAGMLIDYQFFGDVVTFDTTYKTNKEYRPLGVFVGFNQHRQIVIFGAALMYDETIDSFKWVFGTFVEAMCGKRPSTILTDQDHAMAAALSVVMPETFHGLCTFHIRRNFMKHLGNHYKENSDLPYMFGTCMYEFEEVEQFNRVWEAMVKKHNLENNEWLSGLYRIRDKWARCMMKERWTAGMRSTQLSESLNAAIKNHLKLDHDLVQFFRHFNRVVDEKRHNELIAEYEMRQKLPMVGLRQTPMLVHASETYSPTVFVAFQNEYGESTAMVILRQQDAAMIVEFAVMRYDGGPERIVVFNRNDLSVRCSCKKYENEDILCGHALKVFDTLGIKIIPPEYIKRRWTKRARAGVCFDRRRREVVADPKIMISTRYRELAPAMIKVATRAAMSEDTSKVAITVISDLAKRVELLLSESEEQPLQNQKNLNMEERDKIEIVNEMGEAVVARCIKKRGGGKKSRVMRSWIDKFDRVKRKSRLSRTTQTTASESEPTSVSVEEPMFMGCRSSTDSVSTHSMSQTHSMSQTVNGPPNAIAPNIDESETVHLLANQGPPTSVPTEWMHPRFSIFSKYNSIRDVLMV; encoded by the exons ATGGATTGCAGCAAATTGGCAGAAGATGGGACCCCTGAATTAGGAATGGAGTTCAACAGTGAAGAGGATGCGTACCAGTTTTACAACAAATATGCCTTTAAAATGGGTTTTAGTGTACGTAAAGACTATCTGAATAAAGACAAAGACGGCGTGACCACGTCTAGGAGATATAGTTGCTGCAAGGAAGGTGTAAAGCGCAAGTACGAAGGTGATGTGATGCCAAAGAGGACACGAGCGCCGACGAAAACAGGGTGTGGAGCTAAAATGGTTATCGCGTTGTTTAGAGGAACAATGAAGTACCGTGTGCATGACCTTGTCTTAGAGCATAACCATGAGTTGCACATTGCTCAATGTGCGCACATGATGCCATCACAAAGAAAAGTGAGCGAGGCTCAAGGATTCCAAGCTGAAATAAGCGAGGATGCTGGGCTTTCATTGAAACAGAGTCATGAGCTTTTGGGAAAGGAGGCAGGTGGGATGGAAAATGTGGGATATACTCGGGAAGACCTGAAACGATATCTTCGTACTCGACGGGAAAGGAGTTTGAAATATGGAGAAGCAGGTAGCATGCTGAATTATTTTCAAGAGCAAACACTCGAGAATCCATCATTTTTTCATGCCGTACAGCTGGACTGTGAAGAGCAGATAACAAATATCTTTTGGGCTGATGCAGGAATGTTAATTGACTACCAATTTTTTGGAGACGTAGTCACATTCGACACaacctacaaaacaaataaagaataccGGCCACTTGGAGTGTTTGTGGGTTTTAATCAACATAGGCAAATTGTGATATTCGGTGCTGCCCTTATGTATGATGAGACTATAGATTCTTTCAAATGGGTGTTTGGTACATTTGTAGAAGCAATGTGCGGAAAGCGTCCAAGTACCATACTAACCGACCAAGATCATGCCATGGCAGCCGCTCTTTCAGTTGTTATGCCTGAAACATTTCACGGTCTATGTACGTTTCACATAAGGCGTAATTTTATGAAACATCTTGGCAATCACTACAAGGAAAATAGTGATCTTCCATACATGTTTGGTACATGCATGTATGAGTTTGAAGAAGTGGAACAATTCAATAGGGTGTGGGAGGCGATGGTGAAGAAACACAatcttgaaaataatgaatggcTCTCCGGGTTGTATAGAATTCGTGATAAATGGGCAAGGTGCAtgatgaaagaaagatggaCCGCGGGAATGCGAAGCACCCAACTTAGCGAAAGCCTAAATGCAGCaattaaaaatcatttgaaactggATCATGACCTTGTGCAGTTCTTTAGACATTTCAATCGGGTGGTTGATGAAAAGAGACATAATGAACTGATCGCAGAATATGAAATGAGGCAAAAACTCCCCATGGTCGGGTTAAGGCAAACACCTATGCTTGTGCATGCATCAGAGACGTATTCACCAACCGTATTTGTTGCATTCCAAAATGAATATGGCGAGTCAACAGCTATGGTAATATTGAGACAGCAAGATGCAGCGATGATTGTGGAGTTTGCGGTCATGAGGTATGATGGAGGACCTGAAAGAATAGTGGTATTCAATCGGAATGATCTAAGTGTACGTTGTAGTTGCAAAAAATACGAGAATGAAGACATTTTATGTGGGCACGCGTTGAAGGTGTTTGATACTCTGGGCATAAAAATAATTCCTCCTGAATACATTAAGAGACGATGGACAAAAAGAGCTCGGGCTGGAGTTTGTTTTGATCGGCGAAGACGGGAAGTTGTGGCTGATCCTAAAATAATGATTTCAACTCGTTATCGGGAGCTCGCTCCAGCCATGATTAAGGTCGCAACTCGAGCAGCAATGTCGGAGGACACCAGCAAAGTAGCAATCACTGTCATATCCGATTTGGCAAAGAGAGTTGAGCTCCTCCTCTCAGAAAGTGAAGAGCAACCtttacaaaatcaaaaaaatctgaATATGGAGGAAcgggataaaattgaaattgtgAATGAAATGGGGGAGGCAGTAGTCGCAAGATGCATTAAAAAACGAGGTGGTGGGAAGAAAAGTAGAGTGATGCGAAGTTGGATCGATAAATTTGACAGAGTGAAAAGAAAATCTAGATTATCAAGGACTACACAGACTACg GCCTCAGAATCGGAGCCGACATCGGTTTCAGTTGAGGAACCGATGTTTATGGGATGTCGTTCATCTACTGACTCTGTTTCG ACGCATTCAATGAGTCAGACGCATTCAATGAGTCAGACAGTGAATGGCCCTCCAAACGCTATTGCTCCGAATATCGATGAAAGTGAAACG GTTCACCTTTTGGCTAATCAGGGGCCTCCTACAAGTGTCCCTACAGAATGGATGCATCCcagattttctattttttccaaGTATAACTCTATCAGAGATGTCTTAATGGTCTGA